One region of Myxococcota bacterium genomic DNA includes:
- a CDS encoding thiamine pyrophosphate-binding protein, protein MATHGGKLAARALKLAGVDCIFTLSGGHIMPIYDGALDEGIKIIDVRHEQAAVHAADAYSRLNPDKVGCAIVTAGPGVTDGVTGIANAWRANSPILVIGGQGPFSNLRRGSLQEMDHVSMIRPISKWADACYDTSRIPEYIELAVRHATSGIPGPAFLEIPMDVLMGPGDFAKAWFPKFRRAPRQAPDRADVVAALEILAGAQRPIMMAGTSVKWSQGGTAMRRFVEETRLPTFLNGMGRGQLRFDDPQFMNRSRKEAMSKCDVFVLAGSPLDFRLRFGKAIPANAKIIQLEMENTLVGQNRSADAAVVGNLGIAFEQMLQVMKEESLKLDFHAWRDELRALEQKIEKGFESELNSNEVPIDPLRMCREIRDFIDEDTILIGDGGDIVAQAAKVVPVMKENCWMDPGPLGTLGVGMPFALAAKVSFPEKKVLIIYGDGSFGLNGFEYDTAIRFNLPIVGIVGNDAAWGQMLRPQIGIYGKERAVATYLNYTRYDKVVEALGGHGEFCERPEQIRPALERAFASGKPALVNVVIRRDETEPKGSTYV, encoded by the coding sequence ATGGCCACCCACGGTGGAAAGCTCGCCGCCCGGGCTCTGAAGCTGGCCGGCGTCGACTGCATCTTCACGCTGTCCGGCGGACACATCATGCCGATCTACGACGGCGCGCTCGACGAGGGCATCAAGATCATCGACGTGCGCCACGAGCAGGCCGCCGTGCACGCGGCCGACGCCTACAGCCGGCTGAACCCGGACAAGGTCGGCTGCGCGATCGTGACCGCGGGGCCCGGAGTCACCGACGGAGTCACCGGCATCGCGAACGCCTGGCGCGCGAACAGCCCGATCCTGGTGATCGGCGGTCAGGGGCCGTTCTCGAACCTGCGCCGCGGGTCACTCCAGGAGATGGACCACGTGTCCATGATCCGCCCGATCTCGAAGTGGGCCGACGCCTGCTACGACACGTCGCGCATTCCGGAGTACATCGAGCTGGCGGTGCGCCACGCCACCTCGGGCATTCCCGGCCCCGCGTTCCTCGAGATTCCCATGGACGTGCTGATGGGGCCCGGTGACTTCGCCAAGGCCTGGTTCCCCAAGTTCCGGCGCGCCCCGCGCCAGGCGCCCGACCGCGCCGACGTCGTGGCGGCGCTCGAGATCCTGGCCGGCGCGCAGCGCCCGATCATGATGGCGGGCACGAGCGTGAAGTGGTCGCAGGGCGGAACCGCCATGCGCCGCTTCGTCGAGGAGACACGCCTGCCGACCTTCCTGAACGGCATGGGCCGCGGGCAGCTCCGCTTCGACGACCCGCAGTTCATGAACCGCTCGCGCAAGGAAGCCATGTCGAAGTGCGACGTGTTCGTGCTCGCGGGCTCGCCGCTCGACTTCCGGCTGCGTTTCGGCAAGGCCATCCCGGCCAACGCCAAGATCATCCAGCTCGAGATGGAGAACACGCTCGTCGGGCAGAACCGCTCGGCCGACGCGGCCGTCGTGGGCAACCTCGGGATCGCCTTCGAGCAGATGCTGCAGGTCATGAAGGAGGAGTCGCTGAAGCTCGACTTCCACGCCTGGCGCGACGAGCTGCGCGCGCTCGAGCAGAAGATCGAGAAGGGCTTCGAGAGCGAGCTCAACTCGAACGAGGTCCCGATCGACCCGCTGCGCATGTGCCGCGAGATCCGCGACTTCATCGACGAGGACACGATCCTGATCGGCGACGGCGGCGACATCGTCGCGCAGGCCGCGAAGGTCGTGCCCGTGATGAAGGAGAACTGCTGGATGGACCCGGGCCCGCTCGGCACCCTCGGCGTTGGCATGCCGTTCGCGCTGGCCGCGAAGGTCTCCTTCCCCGAGAAGAAGGTGCTGATCATCTACGGCGACGGCTCGTTCGGCCTGAACGGCTTCGAGTACGACACCGCGATCCGCTTCAACCTGCCGATCGTGGGCATCGTGGGCAACGACGCGGCCTGGGGTCAGATGCTGCGCCCGCAGATCGGCATCTACGGCAAGGAGCGCGCCGTCGCGACTTACTTGAACTACACGCGCTACGACAAGGTGGTCGAGGCGCTGGGCGGTCACGGCGAGTTCTGCGAGCGGCCGGAGCAGATCCGGCCCGCGCTCGAGCGCGCGTTCGCGTCGGGCAAGCCGGCGCTCGTGAACGTGGTGATCCGGCGCGACGAGACGGAGCCCAAGGGCAGCACGTACGTCTGA